The nucleotide sequence TGAAGCGGTGGGCGATGATCAGCACGGTTTTGCCGACGACGAGTTTGCGCAGCGCTTGTTGGATGAAGGCTTCGCTTTCGCTGTCCAGCGCGCTGGTGGCCTCGTCGAGAATGAGAATGGGCGCGTCGCGCAGGAAGGCGCGGGCCAGGGCGAGGCGCTGGCGTTGTCCGCCGGAGAGGGCGGCGCCGCGTTCTCCGACCATGGTGTCGTAGCCGTTGGGCAGCGCCGTGATAAAGTCGTGCGCAAAGGCGGCTTCAGCGGCGGCCTGCACTTGTTGGCGGGTCGCCTGTGGACGGCTCAGCAGGATGTTGGCGTAGACCGTATCGTTGAAGAGAACGGCTTCCTGCGAGACGATGGCGATCTGTTGGCGCAGGTCGTTGAGGCGGAAGTCGCGCACATCGATACCGTCAATTTTGACCGCACCGCTGCCGACTTCGTAGAAGCGGGGCACGAGGTTCGCGAAGGTGGATTTGCCGGCCCCACTTGGTCCGACGAGTGCGCATACCGTGCCGGCCGGGATACGCACGTCGACGTCGCGCAGAACGAGCTCGCCGTCGCGGTAGGCGAAGGCGACATTCTCGAAGGCGAGGTCACCGCGCGCTCGGGTGAGTTCGGTGGGCGTCTCGGGATCGGTAATCGCCACAGGTTCGTTGAGCACGACTTCGAGGCGTTCGAGAGCGGCGGTGCCGCGCTTAAGTTCGTTGTTCAGGTTGCCGATTTTTTTGATCGGATCATACGCCATGTAGAGGGCGATGATGATGGCGTTAAAAGTGCCGACGCCGACGCCGGTTTCGTAGGCCAATACGAAGGTGAGGCCAATGCCGGTGGCGGCCAGAAACTCGATGGCGGGACTGAGCGCTTGCGCGTATTTCACGATCTTCATCTGTGAAATCACGAGGGCGGAGGTGAGGGCGCTGAAGCGTTGGGTTTCGCGTTCTTCGAGGCCGAACGCGCGGACTTCGCGGGCGGCGGAAAGGTTTTCTGAAAAGATGCCCGTGACCGAGCCCAGCTGGGCTTGGAACTGCTGCGCGCGCTTGATGACTTTGCGACCGATGTAGCGGATGGGGAGCACGGAGAGCGGCACGACGAGCATCCCCAGCAGAAGAATCGGCACCCCTTCTTTGGTGAAGCCGAGGTAGGTGAGATAACCGAGCGCGGCGACGAGC is from Synoicihabitans lomoniglobus and encodes:
- a CDS encoding ABC transporter ATP-binding protein; amino-acid sequence: MGQFQRLRPYFRYLKAVRQQIAIAIFCAIVYGVSSGAALPALTEYVFPKIFSDTGGLPMGQVILIAAAIPLAFLLRAVSGYLQTYFTQSAGVRILEFLRLDYFGALQRLPLSFVQNRQTGDLISRGLADTAQLQFTLTQLANDGVKQPVVLVAALGYLTYLGFTKEGVPILLLGMLVVPLSVLPIRYIGRKVIKRAQQFQAQLGSVTGIFSENLSAAREVRAFGLEERETQRFSALTSALVISQMKIVKYAQALSPAIEFLAATGIGLTFVLAYETGVGVGTFNAIIIALYMAYDPIKKIGNLNNELKRGTAALERLEVVLNEPVAITDPETPTELTRARGDLAFENVAFAYRDGELVLRDVDVRIPAGTVCALVGPSGAGKSTFANLVPRFYEVGSGAVKIDGIDVRDFRLNDLRQQIAIVSQEAVLFNDTVYANILLSRPQATRQQVQAAAEAAFAHDFITALPNGYDTMVGERGAALSGGQRQRLALARAFLRDAPILILDEATSALDSESEAFIQQALRKLVVGKTVLIIAHRFSTIRDASKILVFDRGELAASGTHAELIADNPLYRTLYERQATLTE